Below is a genomic region from Capricornis sumatraensis isolate serow.1 chromosome 17, serow.2, whole genome shotgun sequence.
TTGCTAACATGTGCCTGAATCCGGACAGTTCCGTGCATGAGCCCCGCTATGGCAATGGCTCGGAGCCCTCGGAGGTTCCTGCCTCAAAGGAGCCTGTCCAGAGGCTCTTCCTTTTTGGGTATGAGTTGGGGAGCATGCATGTGTATTGCGGGGTGGTGGGCACAGGCGCCAGTATGATTCTTGGACACTTCCCTCCACCCCGGCCAGCCTGACAGGCACTTGTTCCATCTGTCTCATGAGTTGGTGGCTTTCTATCCATCCTCATTGGTCCTCCAAGCCAGTGGGAGACAGCATTTTCCTTCCTGGCTCCTCCTCGTGTCCACTGTACTTCCCACCGTGACTGAGCTATCCTATGAGTTTTAGGAAGAAAGGCCATCTTGGGGTCAGTCTCAGTTGTCCAGCTGATGGCCTGTTCCCCCTTCTGCTCTGACTTCCTGGAGGTGGTTATACACAGAGCGTGTCTTGCCAGCAGGGCTGGGGCTAGGGTCTCCTCCCTGTGGGCAGCACATTCCCTCTGCCGCCCCCACCCATGCTGGTCCCACCTTCActctcatccccacccccacccggatTGCAGCCTGCAGCTAGTGCCTGTGGTGGTGGCAATGGACACAGTGGTGCTGGATTTCTGGGTGTAATCACGGAGGTTTCTGCTTCTCGTGCCTTCTAGAGAAGAGCCGTCAAAACTGGATCGGGATGTTCTGGCAGCCCTGGAGTGCACGGATGTGGACCCTCGCCAGTACCCAGCCGTACACAGGTGGAGGAGCACTGTCCTTTGCTACTCGCCTTCGGACAGACAGAGGTACCCACAGGCCCGGGGATCAGAGTCGCTAGATTCATGGGGAAGTTCACACAGACCCGTTAGCCAAGCTGGTGGGAAGTCCCCTGATGTGTGGCTGGGGGTGACAAAGTGGAAGGGTGCTGCTGACAAGTGGGTATGGGACGGAAGTAGCCCAGGTTCCTGCTCAGGGTCACATGCCACTCATGTGGGGAATGGTAGTGAGCTTTCAGTCTCAGGGCCCACAACTCCCAGGCTTGCAGCACCTCTGCCCGTGTTCTCTTGGGGGCAGGGGCCCAGATCCTGTCTGTGGCCTCTACTCGCCCCATCCCATCCAGCTGTCCATGCTGACTGCCTGTTCTTGGTTTCCTCAGCTGGTCCAGCCCCTCACTGAAAGGGAAGTTGAAGTCTCAGCTCCTGGACGTCAGTGGCCCTCCTAGCGGCAGCCCGGGGAGAAACAGCCCTGCAGGTGGCAGCCCTGGGAAGCCTGGCTCCACACCTCACGCCTCTGGCCTGGGCAGCCCTGGGCGCTACAGCCCCGCCAATGGGGGCCACCTCCGCCGGATGGCGCGCCTAGCCCAGCTTGCCACCTTGTAGGGCCCATGCACACTGCTGGGGTTCTTGGTTTGTTCTtcgttgttttgtttgttttttaagaaaagtacTGTGTTTGTTGCTGAAATTTCACATGCCAAAATAATATTCTGATTAATTTATCAGTCCTTATTTAGagagtaaaataattttagaaattgcAAATATTCTGTATAAAATTTAGCTTTCTGTTATTTGGAGAGAAGGTGAACACAAACTCCTGCAGATTTTCTGAAAACCCTCAGTGTGGTTACAAACAGGCTCTGTTAGCTGCCCCAGGTGCACATGTAACAGAAGAGGGCGCCAGAGAGGCCTGGGTGCCCCCTCCTCCCTTGACAGTGCTGCGCTCCCTTCTGCTCTTTTCCTGAAACGGGTGAAGTttgtgcctctgccttttctggggAGGGTCTTTGACTTTCTAGTTCATGACAGAAAATCCTCTCTGCTTTGCCGGTCAACCATTGAGTAGACACTGACGAGGTGGGCATCCAGGAGTAAAGGAGCCTTGCACGTGTCGGACAGTTGCAGCGACACTTACAGCTGGGAGTCACTGAAGACATTTCAGTGAGTGACCAGAAGATGAAACTAGCTTTTTTCTAGATGAAAAATGGTAGTCGCTGGGAGTCATGTGAATAGTCTCACACAGGACTCACTCACCAGCGGTCCTTGGAGGGTGTTTCCTTTCTCACCAGCACTTGGCCTTTCACAGTGCACCTTATGTAGCTGCCAGTGCAGTGTAACAAAGTAACCTGAATGTTGTTCCCTGGTTTTGAGGTGCACTGCATATTTTAGAATGCATTTCAGTTGGACTTGCTTTATGAAAGAGCATCACGTTTTAGTAGAGACAAAAGGTTTGCTTTGGAGGAAATATCTGATCCCAGTTCTGTCCTTTCAGTGTGGTTTGTCTTCCCTCCCCCTGGGCCATACCTGCTGGAGGATTTGCACACACAGAGCTCTGCATCCCGGAGGGCTAGGACATAGCAGCCGAGCTGAGGGCTGTTTCTCCCGTGTTACCAGTGACCACTAACAGCAGGGTTCTGGGGGCATTGTCAGTGTTTGATCAAAAGTGAAAACTACCAATGCGTCTGCTGTCCAGTGCCTTTTGTAAATCATTTTTGATTCTTCTGAACTTACTCTTTGAGACTATACAGTGATAGGAGGTAGACATAAGTGAGAgtcttttttatttgtaaagattCTGAATTGAAACATGTTAAATAAAAAAGAGCTTATTTCTTTCACACAATAATATGAGATAGGTCAGGAATATCGGACCTGAGataaaggttttaaaattcaaaaggtTGTTACACAGGGTGTTCTCACTTGTGTAGTAGACAACCTAGACATAAGAGAAAAATACGTTCTGTCCTACAAACCAAATGGCGTGTTTAAAAGACATCTCTAGTCTCAAAGAAACCAGAACACAGATGTAGTCATAGTGATGATCTATTTTCTCTAAAATTTGACCATGCCATCCTGTATAGTTATAAGTATTCAGATGGAAATTAAAGTAGGGATGTGCCCTAACTTTGCAGACTGCTGTTCCTGTTTTCTCAAGTTTAGACCTTTGattatttctccatttgtttatatAAGTTGGCCCTGGTTCCACTAAATGCATTATCATGTGTCCCGTGGtgattttacatctttttaaaactacttaatggaataaattatttttaaaaccatgtgGTAGTCATTCGAAGCTTTTAGAAAGAGCTCTCTCAACTGTGCCCAGGAAAAGTGCCCTTTTTAGCAAACTCTTAAGCAGTGTTTGGGTTAAACAGAACATCAATCTGAGAGTGGTTTATTTGCTGTCTGGGGTCCTTTCATTCCTAACACAGTTGTGAAAAGCCTTGCTTGGCATCAGTTAAACTAGCAAATATTTCCTAAGTGTCCTATGAAACAGGAAGCCTTTTTCTGTGATGTTGACAATCAGTGTGTAACGTCTTTGGTTGGAAAGGTGATGGGAACCCCATCATGGGGGGTGGTGGCTGTGCTGTGGTCTACAGTGCAGGGGGCTCCAGAGGGCCCCTTGCTCCTGGGGGAGAGCAGGCACCACACGCGCCACCAGATCTTCTGGAGTAGTTTTCGGATGTTTCCAGAAGCGTTCACAGCTCAGAGAGGATGGTTGTAGGGTGACTGTCTTGTCGGGCACACTTGCCAGTCACTGGGCACATCGCCATCCCATCCCCAAGCCAGATGTGCTCAGGCAGTCGGAGGCATTTCTCATTCCGTGTGGAGACCGCAGGCAACTCTGGGTCACACGTGCCCTCAGGTTCCTTCCTCAACTGTCTCGAGATACTTTGGAACAGCACTGCAGCCAGTAGGAACCACCTTCATTCCCGCTGCTGTCAGTTCAGGATCCCTCCTGACGCACAGGCTCTTGGGGTGGGTTTTTATGTTGGTCACATTTATGATGTCTTTCCTGATGTTTCGTAAGTTCTCAGTTATGTCCCACCTCAGGATGGCTTCCTGGGCCCTTGACACCCTTGTCCCGCTCCTGGGCTCACTTTATGTTTCTGAAATGTTGTCCTGCTCCTCAGCGGTCAAGTACAAAGGGTGGACATGCCACTGAAAAGACAGGTCTGCAGACAGGACAGCAATATGACCACACAAACCCAAGGAAACAGAGAAGACCTGCAGGTGCTGAGGGTCCAGGTGCCCAGGGCTCGACTACGGGATCTCATGGCACCCGAGGCCAGACACCTGGCactgcctttcacttttctgttcttGGACATTGGCACAGCCCCTGGCGAACTTGTCAAAACTATTTCTACAGAATGGTGCATGGTTGTTGCTTTTAGAAAACCACTTAAGCTCACTGTCCTGGGTCAGAGCTTCTCACTGAGGCCCCTCTTGGGCAGATGCCCTGCAAAACTTCACCCCAGGGTACACAAGATACTGGGGAAAAGGGCTTTCTGCTGAGACTTTCTCTGCTAGTTGGGGCTGCTGTTGTGTCATGCACAGGCCTCTTGTTTTAAAACATTCACAATTAGTACTTTGAAAaaccagtaaaataaaattttattttgtagttaTTTCCAAAATCGACAGAAACATCAAATACTCCAATTAGTTGCACTGATTACAGAAAATGTTCATAACCACTTaataaaaactgtattttctcctaaaataacagaaatttggGGTGGACACACTAAATATTTTAATCCATAAGCATGAAAGATTAACAGCCAGAGGCAAACAAGGACTGAACTGTCAGTTGGACGTTTTACTGAAACGGGCCACTCCTGGGGCATTCATCACTGCCTCTCTGGCAAGGCCAGCAGCTCAAGTCACCTCCTCACCGGCCAAGGTGCTCCTCCTGTGTGTCCAGAAAGGCGTCACGACACAAAAGTTCAGATCCCACAGCGTCAGGGAGGTGTGACTTTGGAGTGAGAAACTGGTTTTCAAAGCAAGAACCAGATAAGGAAAATCTTTATGTAAGTGACAAGAGTTTTAGGAAATGAATGTACGAAGCAGAATAAGTTACAAACGGAAGAAGCGCTGcgccctccttctcttcctcctgcctgACGGGCTCTGCTGGCAGACACCCTGCTGCCGTGTCTGCCTGGTCCCCATAGTCACAGTATCTGGGGGCCCTCATCCAGTCCCTCAAACAGGCCTGCTTGGACCCCTCAGGCTCGTCCTGGATGAGAGGGAGGCAGACACCCTGCGAAAGAGATGAAGCTGGTCTAATCTGAGTGCTTCCCTTTTCCTTCCTGGACCGTGAGTTAAGAACTCTGTGTTGTAGATCCTTTTGCCTTCCTGCTGCCTAGAGGTGGCCGTCCCCGCTGTGCAGCCTGTGGGGGGGACATGGGGGAACCTGCGGTCTTGGCGGCACCCACACCAGGCCAGCGAGGGGCTGAGGAGGACGTGGGGCCTCAAAGCGGCCCTCAGGAACGGGAGATCTTGTCAGGAGGCATGAACCCTGTGTCCCCAAGGGCCCTGAGAGCCACTCGGCCATCAGGCCGGACCACCAGGTGGGTAATGCTGCCGTTGTTGAGGGAAAGGCGGAGCCAGCCTTCTGGAGGGAACTGCAGTGCCCTGAGGAGAAGAGAGAATGTGCTAGAAACAGGCCAGGTGGGCCAGGTCTCGACAAAGCTGAGGGTCCCCCACCCCAGATTAGAAGCCCCTGGTCAAACTTCCAGGGGCTGGATCCAGCATCTGTAAGTCCCTCCTGTTTTCAGATGGGGTTTCTCAAAGGAGCTGCCGGGCAGATGTCAACTTAACAGTCCAACAAGGGGTAGGGGACAGTCCAGTCCCTCTGGGATGGGGATCAACCGTGCTTAAGGCCTGCAGGTGAGGCACAAGCACCCTGGTTAACAAATGCATGCAACTTAACCTGCTTTCCCAGTGTAAACAGAAGGGGGCAGAGGGCAGCCAGATGGTGCAGCAGGTGCAACCATGACCCCTGGAGCATTTTCATGCTCTTAAAAGTGCTTTTGAGGCACAGTATTTGCTGAAGAGCCCAGCATGACTACAGCCTCTGTCCATGTCACCAGACACTCTTCCTGCCCTAGAACTTTGGGGTCGACAAGTGGCAGCCCCGTGGCTTGTCTCACCACTACTCTGTCAAGAGTTTTGCCGACTTGAAGGAGTAACTACCTACACACTGCTTTTTAAAGTCTCAACGTCACACTCACCACTTTAAAAAACTGTCCTAAGTTAGGGGGCaggttgccctcccatttcctggGGCAGAGGCCCTGGCTCCCGGCAGCACAGGTACCACTGCTCCAAGCCCAGTCATTTCTGGCCCATTTTCAGCACTGGGTTCGCCTCCCAGTGATGCTGGGTCAGTGCTGTCCTGGGAAATGGAAGGATGTGTGTTTTACACAGCCCAGAAGTCAAAGCTCAGGCAGCTGGCTTCTGCGTGTTAaaagcagcacacaggctcaggctACAAGCCTGCAGCCCAGCCGTTCCTCCCAGCAGCACTCGACCTCGCCTGGAACCTGCTCTCCCAGCATGGCGCTTCTCGCCTGGAGCCGTGTGTGATGTCTGGACAAATGGGCCCATGTGAGAAGGAGGATCCCCTTCGCTCCTGAAGCACCTGCCAAACAGCTTCTAATGGATCCAGGGGAGACAGGGTTACAGTTATTTCACATCTTGCTCTATGTGGGATTTGGTCAAATACATGGGCATCCTGCTGGCCTTTCCAGGTCCAGGCCCTCTGTGACTCACGGATGTGGCTCAGGGCAGGCATCACTGCAAAGGCCTGGAACTTGGTGAGGCCAGGACATAGGGAAGTGGTTGGCTGGCTCCAGTGACGCAGGAGCCCCTGGAGAAGCTCCCGACTTTGTACCCTGGTTCAGCTGGAGCAGGGAAGTGACTAATACGCTCACAGGTTATAATCCTGCACAAACAGGTCCATGAGCCCATAACTGCAAAAAATTTCCAGTTAATAAGCTAAGGGAAACACGAAACTATGAGGCAAACATCAAGTAACCACGGCAGCAAGATCCAGCAACAGGTGCTAAACCAGTCACTGCATGTCAGGGAAATGGGATGTTGGCATATAAAATGTGACTTGGCAGTGTGAGCAGCCGGCGCATAGCGCCTGAACCAAGCAACCACAACATCGCCCGGAAAAGACTGCCAACGGAGGGCATTTGGTCTGGTCTGTTCCCACCAAAAACACACAGTCATGAGAAAACTGGACTGAAAGCCATTCTACCAGACCACCAGCTGGACCTGGAGGAGACACGCTGTGGGCATAGGCTGGCAGGAGGGGAAGTAGGGCCAAGGGCATCCGGCAGGACCCCTCACCGGCACACGATGTAGCGAATGACATTGGCGTGGCAGATGAAGATCTCATAGCTGTCCTCCTGCTGCTTGGCGTCCGCCCGGTGGATGTAGTTCCGGAAGGCGGCCTCGATCCGCGCTCCATCTTCATAATACTGCTAGGGGCAGAAGAAGGAATCGTGCGTATGGCAGTGTGGGCCCCGCTGCCACCAGGAGCCCAAGGGCAGAGTGGAGGCTGCTCCCCACAGGAGGCTGCCCCAGGGGGAGTGTTTTTACCACAGCCTCCGGCTTCCAGTGAGACACGGGGGGGTCAGGCTCAATGGGGGCGCCTTCCCTCAGCAGGTCTGTGCTGACCTTGCAGACGCCTGCAGAGAAGCACAGGATTCAGCCCCTTTAGGAgcagctgcccctccctccctgctgctgGGCACCTAGGGTGCCTGGCACTCACCTGGCAGGTGTTTGCTGATGATGTCAGTGGTTTCTACCGCACGGGTCATGGAGGAATGGACGATTTTATTAAACTTCAACCCCAAGCTTGCAAGTCGGAGACCAGTTAGTTCAGCCTGCTCACGACCTTGAAGGTGGAATACACTGGAGAATTACAGGTGGTGGGAGTCCCTGCTTGTTTCTACTTCACAAATACTTCAGTCCTTACCAAGCACCATTAGGGCTGGGGAATAAGACGGGCAGCCCCTCCCGGGTCTCAGGCTTAAGGAAGAGGTCAGGCTTTCAACTGGTAAAGTCAGTGAGACAGACCAGCCACCTCCAGCCCCATACAGAAAAAGCATCAAAACCAATGGCcacaaagacttccctggtggcacagtggataagaatccacctgccaatgcaggggacatggatttgatccctagtccaggaagatcctatatgctgcaaagcaactaagcctgtgcaccacaactactgagcccatgctcaacaagagaaaccactacaatgagaagcctatgCAACGTAATGAAGACTAGCCGCCGCTCACAAGTAGAGAAAAgcttcacagcaacaaagacccagcacagccaaaaatgaatacatttttaaaaacttatttaaaaaaaggttGAGGACGTTTTCAAAGTCTGTCTTGAGTCAGAATAAGCTGATTGTTACTATTAATGACAAAGCTCACATCTGGGCCAAGAACACCTGACACAGGCCCAAGGAGGCCTGCCGAGAGGATCAGCAGACAGCCCAGCCACATACCTAGGGGCGTCAGCGTGcggtccttctccagggaggcgTCCACGTGGTACTGCGAGTGCCTGATGAGGAAGATGTGCCGTGTGGCCTTGGCCTTGCAGTGGTCCAGCCTGGATGTCAGCTCCTCTTCTCCAGGCTCTAGGTTCCTCTTCCGCAGGTTGACCAGGGACAGCGGTTCTCTCCTGACGTTGAAACACAAGACGGCGCACTCTGGGCCCCTGCTCACAAGTCACCCCTAGTCTTTCTGACAGAGGGGCTTCCTGTGTTGGGAGGTGTAGGGGAGGAGCCAACGTCCTCTGTTTTCGGTGCTAGGCCTGCCCTGGGTGGCTGGATGGTGGACAGACAGATAAGCAAAGCCTCTGTGCTGTCATGTCCTTGTGAGGAGACAGACAGTCACAGCAAGGGGACCAGTGACacggagaagaggaaggagaggctgTGGGAGGACAGGTAGGACATGCCCACCAGGCAGCCTCGCTGACAGGGATGCCGTGCTGCCCCTTAGCAGCCACTGACTGTGTGGCTACTTACActcaaaatcataaaaattaagtaCAATTAAAACTCCCATTTCCTCAATCACACAAAGCACATTTTCAAAGCTCAGCAGCAAGTGGGACAGTGGCCATCACACCGGACAGCGAGAAGAATGTTCCCAGTATCACGGGAATCCCCCTGGTTGGCCCTGCTGGGTGCTGGGAAAGGGCTGATGGGGGGGTTGTGGCTGGGAGGGCACAGCAGTAGCAAAGATGCTGAGAAACGATGTCTGGTGAAGACAGGCTCTGTTAGCTCATGGACCAGAAGTCAGTAGAAGTTAAGTGTCTGTGAGACTCAGAGCTGGGAAAAAATGTACTCTGCTGAGACAGTGCTGGAAGAACAAGTTTTGAGGGAAGTCATGGTGAGAATTCAAGGGTTCTGCTTGGGCCATGTGAACCTGGGGTACCCGTAACATAACCAGGCTGAGATGCCACACTAGCAGTCATGAGGGAGCTGGGGCTCAGCCAGAAAAGACCT
It encodes:
- the PGAM5 gene encoding serine/threonine-protein phosphatase PGAM5, mitochondrial isoform X1, with translation MAFRQALQLAACGLAGGSAAVLFSAVAVGKPRAGGDAEPRVVEPPAWAGAARPGPGVWDPNWDRREPLSLVNLRKRNLEPGEEELTSRLDHCKAKATRHIFLIRHSQYHVDASLEKDRTLTPLGREQAELTGLRLASLGLKFNKIVHSSMTRAVETTDIISKHLPGVCKVSTDLLREGAPIEPDPPVSHWKPEAVQYYEDGARIEAAFRNYIHRADAKQQEDSYEIFICHANVIRYIVCRALQFPPEGWLRLSLNNGSITHLVVRPDGRVALRALGDTGFMPPDKISRS
- the PGAM5 gene encoding serine/threonine-protein phosphatase PGAM5, mitochondrial isoform X2, with product MAFRQALQLAACGLAGGSAAVLFSAVAVGKPRAGGDAEPRVVEPPAWAGAARPGPGVWDPNWDRREPLSLVNLRKRNLEPGEEELTSRLDHCKAKATRHIFLIRHSQYHVDASLEKDRTLTPLGREQAELTGLRLASLGLKFNKIVHSSMTRAVETTDIISKHLPGVCKVSTDLLREGAPIEPDPPVSHWKPEAVYYEDGARIEAAFRNYIHRADAKQQEDSYEIFICHANVIRYIVCRALQFPPEGWLRLSLNNGSITHLVVRPDGRVALRALGDTGFMPPDKISRS